CATTCGGATTATGACCATATCTGGGGGAACGGAGCGTTCGAGGGGTACGAAATCATTGCCCATGAACTTGCAAGAAGAAGAATGGAAGAAAGATGGGACTACGATTTCGAAAATCTGGAGAGATTTCATGACGGAGAAGTTTTGAAGAAACTTCCAGGTATCACCTTCAGCGATAAACTAGTATTTGAAGATGACGACATAGAGTTTCGTTATATGCCGGGACACACTCTCTGTTCTTCGGTATGTATCGACAGAAGGGATTCGGTGATCTTCGTAGGAGATCTTGTTGAAGATCCTTTACCAATAACTCTCTGGAGCGATCTGGTAACCTTCATGGAGAGTTTGAAGACTATACTTAAGATGTCGTATCGGACTGTAATTTCCGGACACTCGGGAATCGTCGGTGACAGTCTCGTCAGAAAGAATCTGGAGTATCTGAAGGCTCTTTTCCTTGGTGAAGAGATAGACGTTGAAGAAGGCGAAGAGACACATTCTTTCAACACAAAGTATCTCGAATTTCTGCATTATGAAGATACAGCAAGAAAAATTCTTGGTGAGAGGTTTGACTTTGCGCAGTTCAAGAGAGCGTTTTGGCAGATGCTCGGAGTGGAAAGGGAATCTTTGAAATTTGAATCGAGATTGATCCGACAGACTCCTTCTGAAAGACTTGAAGAGATCTGGCCCCAATATGAAGAGCTTTTGATGAACAGAAAGGATTTCGAATGAAAGAGAGTAGAATATTGAGCAACTTTTAGATGGAGGTGAGATGATGTTTGGATTTTCGATTATTCCTTTGATTATCGGTGTCACGGTGGTTGTGGGACTGATAATGTACTTCACGATTGCAAGGTGAAACGAGAGACAGGGGTTTATAAGCCAGCATAGCTCTTATTTTCCTTATCGCTTTCAAGTGAATGGTTCTGAATATTTTCCATGAATGCTACTTTACGGTTGTCTTTGCTCTTCGATCTTAAACTGCTGCCCCTCAAACGTTGGGAATGATTGAAGGGCAGCTTGTGATGCAACACTAAACTACTTTAGAGCGATGTCACGGATTTCAGAATACCCTCTTTACTGATTACTGAGTTACATCCCTTCCGAGGCTGCATGTATTCGGACGTATGCATCTTCGCCCCACACGGCAGAGAAACGATTCTGCGAATAGTAGGCTGCCGCCTGCTGGAGCAACCCATCCTTACATGGCACCAAGATCTGGATACCGTATTTCTGAGAGAGGGCTCCGATTATCTCTGCTTCGCGTGCGAGAACTTCCGTTTCCATGTATGATCTCGCAGTGTGCAGCGCCTCCAGAATCCAGTTCTTCTGCCTGTCGTTCAGCATCTTCCATGTGGCCTCGCCGATTATCGGATTGATCGATTCGATCTGATGCCCGGTAAGTATTATGGTCTTTATAGAATCGATGCATTCTTCAGCCGTAACGCATTCAAGAAGCATCTCCGCGCCCTGAACTGAACCACAGCTCATCGCATCTTTGAGAGTGCTCTGACCCATATAGACGGGAGTTGCGCCAAGAGCTATGCAGGCGTCGAATGAGCCCTGGTAACGGATTGAGCAGAGTCTCAGTCCCTCCAGTCGCGAAGGATCTTCGATCCCACCTATGGTTTCGTTCAGGAAGAGATGATGACTTCCGCAGTACCAGTTGTCGAGCACCCTTACTCCGGAGTCTGCTGCGGCTCTGTCGAGAAGCCCCGACATGATTCCACTGTCCATAGCCTTGTCCATGTGCTCCACATCCTCGAATAGATAAGCGGCGGAGAAGATCGATAGTTGAGGAAGGAAAAGCGAGTCGGCAATCGTACACAGACTGCAGTCGAATGCCATCAATTCCGTTCCGTTGATTACACCGGAAAGAAGTTCTTCGGAACTACGGTTATTAGTATGAAAGATCCTGACGTAGATGTCTCCTTTGCTGAGAGTGTTTACGGTGTTTGCGAAGACCTTCATCGCTTCAACTTTCACATCATCCACGGGAGCGGAGGTAAAGGCGCTTATGAATACGCTGTGCTCCTCTTCTTCCTCACCTTCCCTGTAGAAGCCGTCGACTGCTTCTACGGATTCTGATTCTTCCTTAGATAAAGCTGCCGAAGATGCAAAATAGTAGAATGAGGGATCTTCGTATTCTTCGCCTTCTCTGTAGAAACCTCTGACCTCCATGTTTTCCAAAGTGAGTGACTCTAGATTGTCTGCATTGTACTTGACAGAGGGGACGTTCACCACGAAAGTGTAGGATTCGCTGACCTCTTCCTCCAGGTAGAACCCTCTAGCCTCCATGTTTTCTTTTTTCAGGGAATCTTCTTCGACTGTCTCTTCAACATTAGGTTCGTACATCTCGTCTATCGGTTCTTCTGAAAAAAACGATCCACAAATCAGTATTATTGAGACTAAGAGAAAAACTGATATTAGCTTCATCCTTCTCATGTAATCTCCTCCTCGGGCCAATGAGGCCTCTTATCGGTTCGATCGCTCTATGTAAGGACGATAAATGCCCATCGGTCTTTTCCTATCGCGACGAGAGTTTACACCCCGAAATAGCAGCTGAAGGGGTACATTTGCCTCGAATTTGATGGGAACACTTTGCTCGAAGGCCGGTTTTTTTAATCTGCTGGTCTTGGGTATTGTTAGCGTGACAAATAACTTCATTATCTTGGTGTATTATGAAATAGAGTGGATTTTCGTTTATTCTGGAGGGTTTCAGTTGAGATTCAGGAGTTCCGAAGAAAGAGCCAGGGCAATGGGGACTATGAAGATTCCCTCTCTGCTCATCGGTCTTTCAATTCCGTCAATCGTTGCAATGCTGACAAATGCTATCTACAATTTGGTCGACACTTTCTTCATTGGCCGAATCGGTACAAGCGCTGTGGGAGCCGTTGCGGTCGCTTTTCCGATATTCAATCTGATTGGTGCCGTCGGCCTGACGTACGGTGTGGGGGCGGCTTCGTATGTTTCGCGTCTACTGGGAGCCGGAGATAAGAAACAGGCAGATAAGGCGGCATCAACGGCTCTCTTTACAAGTTTTGCCACGGGAATCGCCTTCACTATACTGGGATTGACATTCCTTGATCCTCTTCTTACAGCTTTCGGAGCTACCGATACTATCATGGAGTATGCAAGAGAATACACGATGATAATCATCATGGGGTCGATATTTACCATGATGAACATGACCATGAACAATCTCGTTAGAGCGGAGGGCAATGCCCAAAGATTCATGGTTGCTATGGTCTCCGGAGCCCTTCTTAATGTTGCGCTCGATCCTGTTTTCATCTTCGGATTTGGAATGGGGATCACGGGAGCGGCCGTTGCGACGGTCATCTCTCAGTCTGTCTCGACGATGATAATCCTAGAGTATTTCGTAAGAAAGAAGAGTTACACAAATCTATCGATAAGACTGTACAGGTTCTCTATTCAGATATACTCAGAAATCTTCAAAATCGGCCTTCCGACATTCTTGCGACAATCCTTGTCCAGTTTCGCCGTTGCGCTGTTGAATAACGCCGCCGGAGACTACGGGGACCATGCCGTTGCGGCCGTTGGAATAACAATGAGGGTTCTTATGTTGGGCATGATGGTTCTATTCGGATACGGTCAAGCATTTCAACCGGTTGCTGGCTATAATTACGGCGCGAAGAAGTTTTCGAGAGTCTTCGAAGCTCTGAGATTTTCGGTGATCGTGACAACTGTCTTTGCAACGGTTTTTGCCATAATCGGATTGACAATACCTGGTTCGATTATCAGCATCTTCAGTAATGATCCCGAAGTCATCGATGTGGGTTCCAGAGCCTTTAGAGCGGTAAACATCTTCTTTCCCACATTCGGCTTCGTGATTACTTTTACAGTTCTATTTCAGGCTCTTGGAAAGGGTTTCGCAGCAGGATTGTTGTCGATGTCGAAGCAAGGTTTCTTTCTAATACCGGCGATACTATTCTTGCCAAGGATTTTCGGGCTCAATGGGGTCATTTATTCTCAGACAGTTGCCGATTTCTTTACACTGTTTGTAGCCGCTATTCTTGCCGTAGCGATTGTCAAGAAACTAAAGTCTCAAAGCAAGGAGTTTTCTCTTGTTGAGGAAGGCAGGCAGTGATTATCTGAATATCACCGGCGAATGACCGTCTTTTATGAAGGCCCATGACATATCCTTTGAAGTGTGCCCGATCCCGATATTGCCATATCTGTCGAGCGCAATTAGGCCGCAGTCACAGTCGAAGTATCTGGCTCTCTCGAGAGCGATGTCTACGGATTTTTGAGCGGGGTATTGCTCCATGAAGAAGGCGACCAGCCTGCTCAGAGTGAGCTTCATGATCTTTTCTCCATGACCCGTTGCGGAGACTGCACCGAACGAGTCCGCATAGGTTCCGGCACCCAAAATGGGACTATCTCCCACCCTGCCGAAGCTTTTCATCATCATTCCACCCGTGGATGTTCCGGCGACCATTCTTCCGTGGTCATCTATTGCGACCGCACCGCAGGTAGAGTGATACTCCTCGGCCTTTTTTGCCAGCTTGATGCTCTTTCCAAATCTAGTCTTCTCGCCTCTCGCGATTCTCTCAAGTTCATCTTTCCATTGGAGGTGCCTTTTTGGAACGATCAAGTCATCTTCCCTCGGAAACCCTAGAACTGTAACAAACTCCTCCAGTTCGTCTCCGGCAAGCAAAACATGATCGGTTTGTTCCATGACCGCCCTTGCCACCGTTATGGGATGGAGAATCCTCTTCAGTCCGGAAACCGCACCCGCATTTAGGTTGTTGTCCATTATCGCAGCATCCATTTCGATATCGCCGCGATAAGTAAGCACAGATCCCCTGCCGCAGTTGAAGGTGGGATCTTCTTCCATCACGGACACGGCGGTAACAACTGCTTCTTCTGCGTTGTTCATCTTTTGAAGAGTTGAGAATCCCTGCTTGACAGCCTCTTCGACTCCTCTTCTGTGTTCGTCTGCGTCTATTACGTCACTAAAACTTCCGGTACCGCCGTGCACAATGATGGCCTTCATACAAACTCCTCGTTTCAAGCAAAAGTGCCTTTCTTGATGAAAAGAAGAACACTCCTCTCTAAAAAGCAGTTCAGATGCCGCGGTGGGCTAAGTCAATTCCCCTCTTCGATTCCTTTTTTCTTTTCATAAAACTTGAGCCTTCACAAACAAGCGATGAAACTACTTGCTCTTTCCTTCAGTACTTATTGCCTTGTATCCTCTCTCCTCTACCTCAAACAACCTTCTCATCTCCTCCATGCCGGTCTTCTTCTCGCTTAGGATGATGAAGTTCCCTATCATTTCCGCTACTGCAACGGGTCCGACGAAGGAATTCCCAAACAGAAGTGAGTTGTTCTCGCACAAAATCGACGAATAGGCTTTTGAATAGACCGGACAGTCAATGGAATCTGTAACGAGCAGAGTTCTTACGGTTCTTTCACGTGCAAAGTCGATCATGTATTCCACTTCTTTTGAGTATGGAGGAAAGGTCATCACTATCAGAGCGTCATTTCTTTCCATTAGCTTTATTTTGAAGGAAAAGTCGGAGACCGATCCCGACAGCAACCAGGTTGGCTTCCGCTGGAGAACGGAGATTGTGTAGCGCATCAACGAAACCACGTGCCTTGTAGCGCCAAAGCCTCCGAAATAGATGTTCCTGGCTGTCCTTATAGTCTCTACCCATTTGTGAAGCTCTTCTTCTCTGATCCCGGACAGAGTGTTTTTGAGACTGTTGATCTCATTTTGTCTTAGCAATTTCAACTGGTTTTCAACCGGAGCCATGTCGAGTTCGGTCGTTGCGATCTTCTCGTACGGTAGAAGTCTTCTCCTGAGCTCATGCTGGATCGC
The sequence above is drawn from the Mesotoga infera genome and encodes:
- a CDS encoding MBL fold metallo-hydrolase, with translation MKIQKVGNRGILFTFQDGDSPMNGETSVHLIEGRYRFYLCDTFLGNRSMSVVKNYIRETPRKDLLIFNSHSDYDHIWGNGAFEGYEIIAHELARRRMEERWDYDFENLERFHDGEVLKKLPGITFSDKLVFEDDDIEFRYMPGHTLCSSVCIDRRDSVIFVGDLVEDPLPITLWSDLVTFMESLKTILKMSYRTVISGHSGIVGDSLVRKNLEYLKALFLGEEIDVEEGEETHSFNTKYLEFLHYEDTARKILGERFDFAQFKRAFWQMLGVERESLKFESRLIRQTPSERLEEIWPQYEELLMNRKDFE
- a CDS encoding MATE family efflux transporter; its protein translation is MMGTLCSKAGFFNLLVLGIVSVTNNFIILVYYEIEWIFVYSGGFQLRFRSSEERARAMGTMKIPSLLIGLSIPSIVAMLTNAIYNLVDTFFIGRIGTSAVGAVAVAFPIFNLIGAVGLTYGVGAASYVSRLLGAGDKKQADKAASTALFTSFATGIAFTILGLTFLDPLLTAFGATDTIMEYAREYTMIIIMGSIFTMMNMTMNNLVRAEGNAQRFMVAMVSGALLNVALDPVFIFGFGMGITGAAVATVISQSVSTMIILEYFVRKKSYTNLSIRLYRFSIQIYSEIFKIGLPTFLRQSLSSFAVALLNNAAGDYGDHAVAAVGITMRVLMLGMMVLFGYGQAFQPVAGYNYGAKKFSRVFEALRFSVIVTTVFATVFAIIGLTIPGSIISIFSNDPEVIDVGSRAFRAVNIFFPTFGFVITFTVLFQALGKGFAAGLLSMSKQGFFLIPAILFLPRIFGLNGVIYSQTVADFFTLFVAAILAVAIVKKLKSQSKEFSLVEEGRQ
- a CDS encoding L-asparaginase, which produces MKAIIVHGGTGSFSDVIDADEHRRGVEEAVKQGFSTLQKMNNAEEAVVTAVSVMEEDPTFNCGRGSVLTYRGDIEMDAAIMDNNLNAGAVSGLKRILHPITVARAVMEQTDHVLLAGDELEEFVTVLGFPREDDLIVPKRHLQWKDELERIARGEKTRFGKSIKLAKKAEEYHSTCGAVAIDDHGRMVAGTSTGGMMMKSFGRVGDSPILGAGTYADSFGAVSATGHGEKIMKLTLSRLVAFFMEQYPAQKSVDIALERARYFDCDCGLIALDRYGNIGIGHTSKDMSWAFIKDGHSPVIFR
- a CDS encoding MurR/RpiR family transcriptional regulator, which encodes MVSEEIAKIKDDLSPAYKRIATYILKEYSQVGFMSIEELSSMAGASKASVVRFSRRLGFSGFNEMKKAIQHELRRRLLPYEKIATTELDMAPVENQLKLLRQNEINSLKNTLSGIREEELHKWVETIRTARNIYFGGFGATRHVVSLMRYTISVLQRKPTWLLSGSVSDFSFKIKLMERNDALIVMTFPPYSKEVEYMIDFARERTVRTLLVTDSIDCPVYSKAYSSILCENNSLLFGNSFVGPVAVAEMIGNFIILSEKKTGMEEMRRLFEVEERGYKAISTEGKSK